A genome region from Thiohalophilus sp. includes the following:
- a CDS encoding Crp/Fnr family transcriptional regulator translates to MPQKLINELPAYFPESLAQRGKIMRLRRGEYLFHRGEAVTWLSYILEGELKAVRAQPEGAECVMVRGVSGEFFAESSLATDRYVCDGIAVCATRLLLVPADEVRQTLCQSNDFALGFALAIARQARKQCSRYERVRLKRARDRVLHFLACESSPEGIINLSAPMVDLACELALEPETLYRTLAELETEGFLERNNRQLRVIGMQSHEVAGS, encoded by the coding sequence ATGCCTCAGAAATTAATCAATGAACTGCCCGCCTATTTTCCGGAAAGTCTGGCCCAGCGTGGCAAGATCATGCGTCTCAGGCGCGGTGAATATCTGTTCCATCGTGGCGAGGCGGTTACCTGGCTGAGCTATATACTCGAAGGCGAGCTCAAGGCCGTACGCGCGCAACCGGAGGGCGCCGAGTGTGTGATGGTCCGGGGCGTCTCCGGCGAGTTCTTTGCCGAGTCCTCACTCGCAACAGATCGTTATGTGTGTGACGGTATCGCGGTCTGCGCCACCCGCCTGTTGCTGGTACCGGCCGATGAAGTTCGGCAAACCCTCTGTCAGTCGAATGATTTTGCGCTCGGTTTTGCCCTGGCCATTGCTCGCCAGGCGCGCAAGCAGTGCTCGCGCTACGAGCGGGTGCGGCTCAAACGGGCCCGCGACAGGGTCTTGCACTTTCTGGCCTGTGAATCCTCGCCGGAGGGCATTATCAACCTCTCGGCGCCGATGGTGGACCTGGCCTGCGAGCTGGCCCTGGAGCCGGAGACCCTGTACCGGACTCTGGCGGAGCTCGAAACAGAAGGGTTTCTCGAGCGCA
- a CDS encoding MBL fold metallo-hydrolase: MKLINRMSRVAGLFCLLALGGTGVQADEAPLHLQQVNDHVYAIVGPFGNRTPANLGNNATFGFVVTNDGVVLIDSGGSYQGAAAIETLIKQVTDQPVKVVINSGGQDHRWFGNGYFKERGARIIASAAAVADQKARLQDQMFMLGNLMGKAALDSTEAVYADETFTGKHTFTFGGVTFELRKVGPAHTPGDSLVWLPGERIVFAGDVVFVGRLLGVLPYSDSQGWIEAFNAMAALEPKVVVPGHGPATDPGLARRDTLDYLVFLREKVGTFMDSGGDITRIGTLEQSRFKCLQDYDVLKGRNAQQVYQQMEWE, from the coding sequence ATGAAACTCATTAACCGGATGAGCCGTGTCGCCGGGTTGTTTTGTTTGCTCGCACTTGGCGGCACGGGGGTACAGGCCGACGAGGCCCCATTGCATCTGCAGCAGGTCAATGATCACGTTTATGCCATCGTCGGCCCCTTCGGCAATCGCACGCCGGCGAATCTGGGCAATAACGCCACCTTCGGTTTCGTGGTGACGAACGACGGCGTGGTGCTGATCGATTCCGGCGGCAGTTATCAAGGCGCGGCCGCCATCGAGACATTGATCAAACAGGTTACTGACCAGCCGGTGAAGGTCGTGATCAACAGCGGCGGGCAGGATCACCGCTGGTTCGGTAACGGTTACTTCAAGGAACGGGGCGCGCGCATTATCGCCAGTGCGGCGGCGGTGGCCGATCAGAAGGCTCGCCTGCAGGACCAGATGTTTATGCTGGGTAACCTGATGGGCAAAGCGGCATTGGACAGTACCGAAGCCGTGTATGCAGATGAGACCTTCACCGGCAAACACACCTTCACGTTTGGCGGCGTGACCTTCGAGCTGCGCAAGGTTGGCCCGGCGCACACCCCCGGCGACAGCCTTGTCTGGTTGCCCGGGGAGCGTATCGTATTTGCCGGTGATGTGGTGTTCGTGGGGCGATTGCTGGGGGTTTTACCCTATTCCGATAGTCAGGGCTGGATCGAGGCCTTTAACGCGATGGCGGCGCTGGAGCCGAAAGTGGTGGTCCCCGGTCACGGTCCGGCCACCGACCCGGGCCTCGCGCGCCGGGATACCCTGGACTATCTGGTTTTCCTGCGCGAGAAGGTGGGGACGTTCATGGACAGCGGCGGCGACATTACCCGGATCGGTACCCTGGAACAGTCGCGTTTCAAGTGTCTACAGGACTACGATGTGCTCAAGGGACGCAACGCCCAGCAGGTTTATCAACAAATGGAATGGGAGTAG
- a CDS encoding cyclic nucleotide-binding domain-containing protein translates to MAIDWKTIDPQHPALSAIPVVLRNAARLDQFVRGQALYHQGDKPRFMLFVLRGELRLLRRSAGGEEIILQRSRGGFIAEASLDARHYHCDVVAAADGQLLAFPRKAFADALQNDAAFNRTWITLLASEVRR, encoded by the coding sequence ATGGCTATAGACTGGAAAACCATCGACCCGCAACACCCGGCGTTGTCGGCCATCCCCGTTGTATTGCGCAATGCTGCCCGGCTGGATCAGTTTGTCCGCGGGCAAGCGCTTTACCATCAGGGTGACAAACCCCGCTTCATGCTGTTCGTATTACGTGGCGAGCTCCGCCTGTTGCGGCGCAGCGCCGGTGGTGAGGAGATCATCCTGCAACGTTCACGGGGTGGTTTTATCGCCGAGGCGAGTCTGGACGCCCGGCATTACCACTGCGACGTGGTCGCCGCCGCTGATGGCCAGCTACTGGCCTTTCCCCGCAAGGCATTTGCCGACGCACTGCAAAACGACGCCGCCTTCAACCGCACCTGGATCACGCTGCTGGCATCCGAGGTGCGCCGCTAG